One window of the Acidimicrobiia bacterium genome contains the following:
- a CDS encoding DUF4328 domain-containing protein — MSDRPQGDDWWLASDGKWYPPQSRTQPPPPSTAAIPSQPVPAASYGAPTPTAPQPGVQSSRRYVSAGLNGTLFAFQIAAAALAMLAGVMYLGTYALWQDYRNGGPTSFSEVLDVADASDAVAGVWAICALVVFILLVIWCNHAYKAALSRGPSRTSWSSGWAVGGWFIPLANFVIPKLVINEIDRMAQPHLEEPIGDSWRSQRRTAVSDVWWVFWIVGIVVSQIGDTLATSDIELLWVSTVGYLILGTGFILGAIAIRKIGKRLTPR; from the coding sequence ATGAGCGATCGACCCCAAGGTGACGACTGGTGGCTTGCCTCGGACGGCAAGTGGTATCCACCCCAGAGCAGAACCCAACCACCTCCTCCGAGCACTGCGGCAATCCCAAGCCAACCCGTTCCCGCGGCCTCGTACGGTGCCCCGACACCGACAGCGCCACAGCCGGGGGTCCAGTCGAGCCGCCGGTATGTCTCCGCCGGGCTCAACGGCACGCTGTTCGCGTTCCAGATCGCCGCAGCGGCTCTGGCCATGCTCGCCGGTGTCATGTACCTCGGCACCTACGCCTTGTGGCAGGACTACCGCAACGGCGGTCCGACCTCGTTCAGCGAGGTCCTCGATGTTGCCGATGCGAGCGACGCCGTCGCGGGAGTATGGGCCATCTGCGCCCTCGTCGTGTTCATCCTGCTCGTCATCTGGTGCAACCACGCCTACAAGGCTGCGCTGTCGAGAGGCCCTTCGCGAACATCATGGTCTTCGGGGTGGGCCGTGGGGGGATGGTTCATCCCGCTCGCCAACTTCGTCATTCCCAAGCTCGTCATCAACGAGATCGATCGGATGGCCCAACCACACCTCGAGGAACCCATCGGTGATTCGTGGCGTTCACAGCGGCGAACGGCGGTCTCCGATGTGTGGTGGGTGTTTTGGATCGTCGGCATCGTCGTCTCCCAGATCGGAGACACGCTCGCGACAAGCGACATCGAACTCCTGTGGGTCTCCACGGTCGGATACCTCATCTTGGGAACCGGGTTCATCCTCGGAGCGATCGCGATTCGCAAGATCGGCAAGCGCCTCACACCTCGCTGA
- the ychF gene encoding redox-regulated ATPase YchF encodes MGIACGIVGLPNVGKSTLFNALTGGTIPAENYPFTTIDPNAGIALVPDPRLDALAAIVNPKEVIPTMVEFVDIAGLVAGASGGEGLGNRFLSHIRETDAVAHVVRCFTDDNIVHVGGRVDPLSDIATINTELAIADLETVERSLDRQRRKARSGDGDARAAVATLERVNEHLAEGKPVRTMSLTGADRLIVRDLFLLTAKPTMYIANVDEDGLAGNAMSSAVAQHAESEGAAVVTICGELEADIAALDPEDRTALLDEYGLSEPGLHKVIRAAYDLLGLLTFFTAGDKEVRAWTVRKGSTARQSAGVIHTDFERGFIRAEVVSYDDFIECGGETGAKNNGRWRLEGKDYITREGDVMHFRFSPR; translated from the coding sequence ATGGGCATCGCGTGCGGCATTGTCGGGTTGCCGAATGTCGGGAAGTCGACGCTGTTCAACGCGCTCACCGGAGGGACGATTCCGGCAGAAAACTATCCGTTCACCACCATTGATCCGAACGCTGGGATTGCATTGGTCCCCGACCCGCGGCTTGACGCGTTGGCCGCCATCGTCAACCCGAAGGAAGTCATCCCGACCATGGTCGAGTTCGTCGACATCGCCGGCCTCGTTGCAGGGGCATCCGGTGGCGAGGGGCTCGGGAACCGGTTTCTCAGCCACATCCGCGAGACCGATGCCGTCGCCCATGTCGTGCGATGCTTTACCGACGACAACATCGTCCATGTCGGTGGACGGGTCGATCCGCTCTCCGACATCGCAACGATCAACACCGAACTCGCCATCGCCGATCTCGAAACGGTCGAGCGTTCACTCGACCGCCAGCGACGGAAGGCACGCTCAGGCGACGGCGACGCAAGGGCCGCCGTTGCGACCCTCGAGCGGGTCAACGAACACCTCGCCGAAGGCAAGCCGGTACGCACGATGTCCCTCACCGGAGCAGACCGCCTCATCGTGCGTGACCTGTTCCTGCTGACGGCAAAACCGACGATGTACATCGCCAATGTCGACGAGGATGGACTTGCGGGCAACGCAATGAGCAGTGCCGTCGCTCAACACGCCGAATCGGAGGGAGCCGCCGTTGTGACCATTTGTGGTGAACTCGAGGCTGACATCGCCGCCCTCGATCCCGAGGATCGCACCGCACTGCTCGACGAGTACGGCCTCAGCGAACCCGGTCTTCACAAGGTGATCCGGGCCGCGTACGATCTCCTCGGCCTTCTCACCTTCTTCACGGCAGGAGACAAGGAGGTACGAGCCTGGACCGTCCGAAAAGGCTCGACCGCTCGACAGTCTGCCGGGGTGATCCACACCGACTTCGAACGGGGTTTCATCCGCGCTGAGGTCGTGTCCTACGACGACTTCATCGAATGCGGCGGTGAGACGGGCGCCAAGAACAACGGCCGATGGCGCCTCGAGGGCAAGGACTACATCACGCGTGAGGGCGATGTCATGCACTTCCGGTTTTCCCCACGATGA
- a CDS encoding RcpC/CpaB family pilus assembly protein → MAISIRARGWSLPTLDRRRLIGIALAAFAGILVLFLTQPAPRIGVLVAAEDLRPGVPLTSDSVTVRWVSSAEGFVDLDSFDAIENWTLRAPLVAGEPLIPSLLQSPEVSAMPNVIALSLDESHAVLGRIAPGDRVDLYRTSTSGGFDTAPVTELLASRIYVVEARTGETGLDADRVDLLLAVDEDLAAVIAGAARHGEIDLVRVAP, encoded by the coding sequence ATGGCGATCAGCATCCGCGCTCGGGGGTGGTCGCTCCCGACCCTCGATCGGAGACGACTCATCGGCATCGCGCTCGCGGCGTTCGCCGGGATCCTCGTCTTGTTCCTGACGCAGCCAGCCCCGAGAATCGGTGTGTTGGTCGCCGCCGAGGACCTCAGGCCGGGTGTCCCCCTCACCTCCGATTCGGTCACCGTACGGTGGGTGTCGTCAGCGGAAGGTTTCGTTGATCTCGACTCGTTCGACGCCATCGAGAACTGGACACTGCGAGCACCGCTGGTCGCAGGAGAGCCGCTCATTCCGTCCCTGCTCCAGTCGCCCGAGGTTTCTGCGATGCCGAATGTCATCGCGTTGTCGCTCGACGAGTCCCACGCCGTCCTTGGACGCATCGCACCCGGCGACCGCGTGGACCTCTACCGCACCTCGACAAGCGGCGGGTTTGATACCGCTCCCGTCACCGAGCTCCTCGCGTCACGCATCTATGTCGTCGAGGCGAGAACCGGGGAGACCGGCCTCGATGCCGACCGCGTCGATCTCCTCCTCGCCGTTGATGAAGACCTCGCAGCCGTGATCGCAGGCGCGGCGCGCCACGGTGAGATCGACCTTGTGCGAGTTGCACCGTGA
- a CDS encoding ATPase, T2SS/T4P/T4SS family, whose translation MTTTTPSRYGFLDDLLDDPQVEEIIVIGGMRTFVVRNGIKELANIVVDTATVRRVADQLLVGTGRRVDQASPIVSAQLANGSRVHITGPPVTHKDRMNIQIRKFVVAADSLQDLADRGAMPDHLVRLLRDAVRSDQTILVAGAPGAGKTTLVNCLLREVPPDRRVVTCEEVFEIDVPLPDMTQMQTRDAGLDGGATISLRDLVREALRQRPDRIVVGEVRGPEALDMLMALNAGCSGMATIHANSGRDALEKLVSYGVLAGENISVPFLRRTVASVVDLVVFLRRDVGGRHVDEILAVPAQLDGDVFTVDSLYTRSDTGRGRR comes from the coding sequence ATGACAACCACGACGCCGAGCCGGTACGGATTCCTCGACGACCTTCTCGATGACCCGCAAGTCGAGGAGATCATTGTCATCGGCGGCATGCGGACCTTCGTGGTCAGGAATGGCATCAAGGAACTCGCGAACATCGTTGTCGATACCGCCACGGTGCGGCGAGTCGCCGACCAGCTTCTCGTGGGGACGGGCCGCCGAGTCGACCAGGCGAGCCCGATCGTGTCCGCCCAGCTCGCGAACGGCAGTCGTGTCCACATCACCGGGCCCCCGGTGACGCACAAGGACCGCATGAACATCCAGATCCGCAAGTTCGTCGTTGCGGCCGACAGCCTCCAGGATCTCGCTGATCGCGGCGCGATGCCCGACCACCTTGTCCGTCTCTTGCGCGATGCGGTCCGGTCGGACCAGACAATTCTCGTTGCGGGGGCTCCGGGAGCTGGCAAGACGACGCTGGTCAACTGCCTGCTGCGGGAGGTTCCACCCGACCGACGGGTGGTCACATGCGAAGAGGTCTTCGAGATCGATGTGCCGCTCCCGGACATGACCCAGATGCAGACCCGCGATGCGGGACTCGACGGTGGCGCCACGATTTCGCTTCGTGACCTCGTCAGGGAGGCGCTTCGGCAGCGACCCGACCGGATCGTCGTCGGCGAGGTGCGAGGCCCCGAGGCACTCGACATGCTCATGGCGCTCAACGCCGGGTGTTCCGGGATGGCCACGATCCACGCGAATTCGGGCCGGGACGCTCTCGAGAAGCTCGTGTCCTACGGGGTGCTCGCGGGCGAGAACATCTCGGTGCCGTTCCTGCGCCGGACCGTTGCGTCGGTTGTCGACCTTGTCGTGTTCCTCAGGCGCGATGTTGGGGGGCGTCATGTCGACGAGATTCTTGCCGTGCCTGCCCAGCTCGACGGTGATGTGTTCACCGTTGACTCGCTGTACACGCGATCCGACACCGGTCGGGGTCGACGATGA
- a CDS encoding type II secretion system F family protein, protein MRGIAVLAAMGAAWLLAGGALKVRVAMPHVRLRTVVAGACCGLVAFLLALGLLGSAVPAAAFGLLAVGLPAHVAAGRERSRKAAEAAAWPDLLAHIRSSIAAGKTLPDAWVDAATRVGDPFTATIEEVRRELVYGAGFPAAMAVVRADADNATADRVTTTLVVANETGGHRVGEVLAALSASVAAESRLRAAHDAALTEQRWTAGVALVAPWVILGLSMATNPQAAAAFSTSEGAFVVGIGLVLTVAGYFLARRLAALSENPRMFR, encoded by the coding sequence ATGAGGGGAATCGCGGTGCTGGCCGCGATGGGAGCGGCATGGTTGCTTGCGGGCGGTGCCTTGAAGGTCCGTGTGGCCATGCCTCATGTCCGGCTTCGTACCGTCGTCGCTGGCGCGTGCTGCGGTCTGGTCGCCTTTCTCCTCGCGTTGGGTCTGCTCGGTTCGGCGGTCCCCGCCGCGGCGTTCGGATTGCTTGCCGTTGGTCTGCCGGCGCATGTCGCTGCTGGCCGTGAGCGTTCCCGAAAGGCCGCCGAGGCAGCTGCGTGGCCGGACCTCCTTGCCCATATCAGGTCCTCCATCGCTGCGGGGAAGACCCTCCCCGACGCGTGGGTCGATGCAGCGACCCGCGTCGGGGATCCGTTCACCGCGACGATCGAGGAGGTTCGCCGTGAGTTGGTCTACGGAGCGGGGTTTCCGGCCGCAATGGCTGTCGTGCGCGCCGATGCCGACAACGCGACGGCCGATCGTGTGACGACGACACTCGTCGTCGCGAACGAGACCGGCGGACACCGCGTCGGTGAGGTCCTCGCGGCCCTCAGCGCGTCGGTGGCGGCCGAATCGAGACTCCGAGCGGCACACGACGCAGCGTTGACCGAGCAGCGCTGGACTGCAGGAGTGGCGCTGGTTGCACCGTGGGTGATTCTCGGTCTTTCCATGGCGACCAACCCTCAGGCCGCAGCTGCCTTCTCGACCTCCGAGGGGGCCTTCGTTGTCGGTATCGGGCTCGTGCTGACCGTGGCGGGGTATTTCCTTGCACGGCGCCTTGCCGCGCTGAGCGAGAACCCGAGGATGTTCCGATGA
- a CDS encoding type II secretion system F family protein yields the protein MTVLVAVLLAGGVYLVVTGGSHPSLADDLGQYLMPSTDADAQPLELVRAGAKPWLPWVLTGGLVGILLAQGDLFLAGPGRSVPALALLGGASGYFLWSVRRTNAEERRARRLRFELPIVADAIALHVVAGSSVAAAIRTITVQMDGVAIEELEAVIEEHDTGSGFESCLVSVGLATAHKDARRLYDLLAHAHESGGRLAVMLGELATDLRAGIERDLSAEGGKRAITTYGPVLALMVPTALLFLLYPTLLGLRALSGTQ from the coding sequence ATGACGGTACTGGTTGCGGTGCTTCTCGCTGGCGGCGTCTACCTCGTGGTGACGGGTGGCAGCCACCCGTCACTTGCCGATGACCTCGGCCAATACCTGATGCCGTCGACTGACGCAGATGCACAACCACTCGAGCTGGTTCGTGCCGGCGCCAAGCCGTGGCTGCCGTGGGTGCTCACTGGGGGCCTTGTCGGAATCCTGCTCGCACAGGGCGACCTGTTTCTTGCCGGGCCAGGACGGTCCGTTCCGGCATTGGCACTGCTCGGCGGGGCTTCCGGCTATTTCCTGTGGTCCGTCCGGCGGACCAACGCCGAGGAGCGAAGAGCCCGTCGGCTTCGTTTCGAGCTTCCGATCGTCGCAGACGCGATCGCTCTGCATGTTGTTGCCGGCAGTTCCGTCGCGGCGGCGATTCGGACCATCACCGTCCAAATGGATGGTGTCGCGATCGAAGAACTCGAAGCGGTGATCGAAGAACACGATACGGGAAGTGGATTTGAGTCATGTCTCGTATCGGTGGGCCTCGCCACGGCCCACAAGGACGCCCGTCGCCTCTACGACCTGCTGGCACACGCGCACGAATCAGGGGGAAGGCTCGCTGTCATGCTCGGGGAGCTCGCGACGGACCTGCGTGCCGGTATCGAACGGGATCTCTCAGCCGAAGGTGGGAAGCGTGCGATCACGACCTACGGACCCGTCTTGGCGCTGATGGTCCCCACCGCGCTGCTGTTCCTCCTGTATCCGACACTCCTGGGCCTTCGCGCGCTGTCGGGAACGCAATGA
- a CDS encoding LLM class flavin-dependent oxidoreductase, which translates to MNLGFGLLSGQRAPDDPRSWEDVYRELVELTVHLERRGYSSVWTTEHHFVDDGYMPSLLVTSAALATATSTIAIGTGVVLAPLHHPIRLAEDAATVQLIANGRLILGLGLGWSATEFEAFGVDITTRGQAMSEILQFLPQAWSGEPFAWEGDLYSYPEFAIRPTPKRPIPIIVGGSVDAAARRAARHADGFFSNAPPERFVSQVAAATEEMERIGRDPAGFRWIHYSVMFPGPRDAIIDHVWHQIWKYTDMEDSTTRVGPIARTPPLTAETAERVRSRIVGGSPDEIVHTIGTLRDAVGVPVEWVARSHFCDLHYGQQVELVDQLAEQVMPYLPVD; encoded by the coding sequence ATGAATCTCGGATTCGGTTTGCTTTCCGGCCAGCGGGCGCCGGACGATCCACGCTCGTGGGAGGATGTGTATCGGGAGTTGGTCGAGCTCACCGTACACCTCGAACGGCGTGGCTACTCGTCGGTGTGGACCACCGAACACCACTTTGTCGATGACGGCTACATGCCTTCCCTCCTCGTCACCTCAGCCGCGCTCGCGACCGCCACCTCCACGATCGCAATCGGTACGGGTGTCGTGCTCGCTCCACTGCATCACCCGATTCGTCTCGCCGAAGACGCAGCGACCGTACAGCTGATTGCCAATGGAAGGCTGATCCTCGGACTCGGACTCGGTTGGTCGGCGACCGAGTTCGAAGCGTTCGGTGTTGACATCACCACCCGGGGTCAGGCGATGTCGGAGATCCTCCAGTTCCTTCCACAGGCATGGTCAGGCGAACCGTTTGCCTGGGAAGGCGACCTCTACTCGTATCCCGAATTCGCCATTCGCCCGACACCGAAACGGCCGATCCCCATCATCGTGGGAGGTTCCGTCGACGCGGCGGCGAGGCGAGCAGCGCGACACGCCGACGGATTTTTCTCGAACGCACCCCCGGAACGGTTTGTCTCGCAGGTCGCTGCTGCGACGGAGGAGATGGAACGGATCGGACGCGATCCGGCCGGGTTCCGATGGATTCACTACAGCGTCATGTTTCCCGGTCCGAGGGACGCGATCATCGATCATGTGTGGCATCAGATCTGGAAGTACACCGACATGGAGGACTCCACAACCCGTGTCGGGCCGATCGCGCGAACCCCACCACTCACGGCCGAGACGGCAGAACGCGTCCGCAGCCGCATCGTCGGTGGCTCTCCGGACGAAATCGTCCACACCATCGGCACGCTTCGCGACGCGGTGGGCGTTCCGGTCGAATGGGTGGCGCGGAGCCACTTCTGCGACCTGCATTACGGGCAGCAGGTCGAACTGGTCGATCAACTCGCCGAGCAGGTCATGCCCTACCTACCGGTGGATTGA